One stretch of Halobaculum marinum DNA includes these proteins:
- a CDS encoding ABC transporter substrate-binding protein produces the protein MTDKQSDSSRRRFLQGTGVAAVSVGLAGCSGGNGDTEETPTEASTPTEDKTPTEIDDSADVPTGGVFNFAVGEPPRGINILATSSAYSAVILDQIYETGATIDPVNFEMHPNVFSDWESEELDETGDNDQNNVRISFNVRTDGLTWNDGEEFTVEDVLFTYQYLQEQQPGKYISALDPIVSVEESDSSDWDCEMILNQPIGTYAYSQLGLPILPKHKWEGVDDFNTYAPFENGGPVGLGPGVVTRYEPDTSIEISFAEREGEYNLSELAWREEVPGIRSGGPFIDAMRISVYSSLSAQTQAFFEGDIDSMYGSLRTSRIEDAQNAEGLSLIDGFDTGYGHYSFNLRKTPLDDASFRQVLGFAFDDVYWVDRLQRGYAQEGDFVMPPGYTAVRPETDSDQELLTGASTQAFAFRQSSPGVVDAQGIRDFLTSGTVVTGEGGTYLGQEYPGSITGVTASQTEAKHEYSFGPVESEVLQNAETDKEIRVNGQTITEINGGPLTMYVYPADSSPQTAKMVENFIGNLQSIGIPINRQVMSFNTMVGKVYGEEDFDIFPMGWSSLSPFATSTLYGLFHSANADDHSTTDVGDENNTSTLLNNPMGYGLFEDASADDLISEARVTLDTDERNQLSREAVERIYLDFPTMITDYEVTKWPVNSADWKGFIGNIPGPGATYLSNQILQVHKNE, from the coding sequence ATGACAGACAAGCAGTCCGATTCCAGCCGGCGCCGGTTCCTCCAGGGAACTGGGGTCGCAGCAGTCTCGGTGGGCCTCGCCGGTTGTTCCGGCGGTAACGGCGACACCGAGGAGACGCCTACGGAGGCGTCGACGCCGACCGAAGACAAGACGCCGACCGAGATCGACGACAGCGCCGACGTTCCGACGGGCGGCGTGTTCAACTTCGCCGTCGGCGAACCGCCGCGCGGGATCAACATCCTCGCGACCTCGTCTGCGTACTCCGCGGTCATCCTCGACCAGATCTACGAGACGGGCGCGACGATCGACCCGGTCAACTTCGAGATGCACCCCAACGTCTTCTCCGACTGGGAGTCGGAGGAACTCGACGAGACGGGTGACAACGACCAGAACAACGTCCGAATCTCGTTCAACGTCCGCACGGACGGCCTGACGTGGAACGACGGCGAGGAGTTCACCGTCGAGGACGTCCTGTTCACGTATCAGTACCTCCAAGAGCAGCAGCCCGGCAAGTACATCTCCGCACTCGACCCGATCGTGTCGGTCGAGGAGTCCGACAGCTCCGACTGGGACTGCGAGATGATCCTCAACCAGCCGATCGGCACGTACGCCTACTCCCAGCTGGGCCTCCCGATCCTCCCGAAGCACAAGTGGGAGGGCGTCGACGACTTCAACACGTACGCGCCGTTCGAGAACGGCGGTCCCGTCGGCCTCGGACCGGGTGTCGTCACCCGCTACGAGCCCGACACGTCCATCGAGATCTCCTTCGCCGAGCGCGAGGGCGAGTACAACCTCTCGGAGCTCGCGTGGCGCGAGGAGGTGCCCGGAATCCGTAGCGGCGGTCCGTTCATCGATGCCATGCGGATCTCCGTGTACTCGTCGCTGTCGGCCCAGACGCAGGCGTTCTTCGAGGGCGACATCGACTCGATGTACGGCAGTCTCCGCACGTCCCGCATCGAGGACGCACAGAACGCCGAGGGGCTCAGCCTCATCGACGGGTTCGACACGGGCTACGGCCACTACTCGTTCAACCTCCGGAAGACGCCGCTCGACGACGCCTCGTTCCGCCAGGTCCTGGGCTTCGCCTTCGACGACGTCTACTGGGTCGACCGGCTCCAGCGCGGCTACGCCCAGGAGGGCGACTTCGTCATGCCGCCGGGCTACACCGCGGTCCGCCCGGAGACCGACAGCGACCAGGAACTGCTCACGGGCGCGTCGACGCAGGCGTTCGCCTTCCGTCAGTCGAGCCCCGGCGTCGTCGACGCGCAGGGCATCCGTGACTTCCTGACGAGCGGCACCGTCGTCACCGGCGAGGGTGGCACCTACCTCGGGCAGGAGTACCCCGGCAGCATCACTGGCGTCACCGCCAGTCAGACGGAGGCCAAGCACGAGTACTCGTTCGGTCCCGTCGAGTCCGAAGTGCTCCAGAACGCGGAGACGGACAAGGAGATTCGCGTGAACGGCCAGACGATCACCGAGATCAACGGCGGGCCGCTCACGATGTACGTGTACCCGGCCGACTCCAGCCCGCAGACGGCAAAGATGGTCGAGAACTTCATCGGCAACCTGCAGTCGATCGGGATCCCGATCAACCGGCAGGTCATGTCGTTCAACACCATGGTCGGCAAGGTGTACGGCGAGGAGGACTTCGACATCTTCCCGATGGGTTGGTCCAGCCTCTCGCCGTTCGCGACGAGTACGCTCTACGGGCTGTTCCACTCGGCAAACGCCGACGACCACTCCACGACGGACGTTGGCGACGAGAACAACACGAGTACGCTGCTCAACAACCCGATGGGCTACGGCCTGTTCGAGGACGCGAGCGCGGACGACCTCATCTCCGAGGCACGCGTCACCCTCGACACCGACGAGCGTAACCAGCTGTCGCGGGAGGCCGTCGAGCGCATCTACCTCGACTTCCCGACGATGATCACCGACTACGAGGTCACGAAGTGGCCGGTCAACTCTGCCGACTGGAAGGGCTTCATCGGCAACATCCCCGGCCCCGGCGCGACGTACCTGTCGAACCAGATCCTCCAGGTTCACAAGAACGAATAA
- a CDS encoding type 1 glutamine amidotransferase domain-containing protein, translating to MTDSPSALFVVSEEGYWAEECIEPLTTLDAAGVDVTVATPSGSPPVVDERSLDPDDVGEDTVARFREIHETDERLNDPEPLAAVDAADYEAVVFPGGHGTEWDVNQDVHARGALREAVAGDDGVALVVCHAVGILAFTRDQDGGFLVDGRDVTGFPNAWEEGIVDEYDRIEGRKLPYWVEDEVVAAGGNWDAELDADTSVTVDGDLITARGPGSSSAAAETLLAELGVELPA from the coding sequence ATGACTGACTCACCGAGCGCGCTGTTCGTCGTCAGCGAAGAGGGGTACTGGGCAGAGGAGTGCATCGAGCCACTCACGACGCTCGACGCGGCCGGTGTCGACGTGACGGTCGCGACGCCGTCCGGGTCGCCACCGGTCGTCGACGAGCGGTCGCTCGATCCGGACGACGTGGGAGAGGACACCGTCGCCCGGTTCCGTGAGATTCACGAGACGGACGAGCGACTGAACGACCCCGAACCGCTCGCCGCGGTCGACGCCGCCGACTACGAGGCGGTGGTGTTCCCCGGCGGACACGGCACCGAGTGGGACGTGAACCAGGACGTCCACGCCCGCGGCGCGCTGCGGGAGGCCGTCGCCGGCGACGACGGCGTCGCACTCGTCGTCTGTCACGCCGTCGGCATCCTCGCGTTCACCCGCGACCAGGACGGCGGGTTCCTCGTCGACGGGCGCGACGTGACCGGCTTCCCAAACGCATGGGAAGAAGGAATCGTCGACGAGTACGATCGGATCGAGGGGCGCAAACTCCCGTACTGGGTCGAAGACGAGGTCGTCGCCGCTGGCGGCAACTGGGACGCCGAACTCGACGCCGACACCAGCGTCACCGTCGACGGCGACCTGATCACCGCCCGCGGCCCGGGGTCGTCGTCGGCCGCGGCGGAGACGCTCCTCGCGGAGTTGGGCGTCGAACTACCAGCCTGA
- a CDS encoding NDP-sugar synthase has product MKAVVLAGGYATRMWPITRNRPKMLLPVGDGTVIDEIFADLEADDRVDEVFVSTNERFAEEFESYLADSAFEKPTVSVEDTSAESEKFGVVGALAQLIDRENVDDDLVVVAGDNLISFDVAEFVDFFEEKGTPALAAYDVGSRERAKSYGLVQLDGDRVVEFQEKPEDPKSTLVSIACYAFPRETLGDFDEYLSDGNNPDEPGWFIQWLQSRQPVHAFTFDEAWFDIGTPASYLDAVSWYLGGESVVHPDATVENSEIGDNVYVLAGAEITDSTVEESVVFRNATVHDADVRRSIIDEETVVDGLDLSGALVGAHSKLTNEE; this is encoded by the coding sequence ATGAAAGCAGTAGTGCTCGCAGGGGGGTACGCGACCCGGATGTGGCCGATCACTCGCAACCGGCCGAAGATGCTCCTCCCCGTCGGCGACGGCACCGTTATCGACGAGATATTCGCCGACTTGGAGGCAGACGACCGCGTGGACGAGGTGTTCGTCTCGACGAACGAGCGGTTCGCCGAGGAGTTCGAGTCGTACCTCGCCGACTCTGCGTTCGAGAAACCGACCGTCTCCGTCGAGGACACCAGTGCCGAGTCGGAGAAGTTCGGCGTCGTCGGCGCGCTCGCGCAGTTGATCGACCGGGAGAACGTCGACGACGACCTGGTGGTCGTCGCCGGCGACAACCTCATCTCCTTCGACGTGGCCGAGTTCGTCGACTTCTTCGAGGAGAAGGGGACGCCCGCGCTGGCGGCGTACGACGTCGGGTCGCGCGAGCGCGCGAAGAGTTACGGGCTCGTCCAACTCGACGGCGACCGCGTCGTCGAGTTCCAGGAGAAGCCCGAGGACCCCAAGAGCACGCTCGTCTCCATCGCCTGTTACGCCTTCCCCCGCGAAACGCTGGGTGACTTCGACGAGTACCTCTCCGACGGCAACAACCCCGACGAGCCCGGGTGGTTCATCCAGTGGCTCCAGTCGCGCCAGCCGGTCCACGCGTTCACCTTCGACGAGGCGTGGTTCGACATCGGGACGCCCGCGAGCTACCTCGACGCCGTCTCGTGGTACCTCGGCGGCGAGTCGGTCGTCCACCCGGACGCCACCGTCGAGAACTCGGAAATCGGCGACAACGTGTACGTCCTCGCGGGCGCAGAGATCACCGACTCGACCGTCGAAGAGTCGGTCGTGTTCCGCAACGCCACCGTCCACGACGCGGACGTCCGGCGCAGCATCATCGACGAGGAGACGGTCGTCGACGGCCTCGACCTGTCGGGTGCACTCGTGGGCGCTCACTCGAAGCTGACGAACGAGGAGTAG
- a CDS encoding M48 family metallopeptidase produces MSGSPRLRTGLRSAMVVVGLFTLAFYAVAAALVWEAARFVWTNRPDLLTVAAVFLAATLVSGFVTYRLGTGRTLAGLDARELPRSTAPVVHRVVDDLAAAMDVDRPRVFVARLGEPNALAIGGHDPALVVDYSLFDVLTAAELQGVLAHEFAHIEGRDGLVQTLGHSLVQTLVGTVALALAPVAFLAGGFARGVALVRGAPDRWHRTLPGRVRVSLERVLTLLLFGLTLLLRAYSRRREHAADDRAVDVTGRPLALASALQKIDDASEWSFPFAPLYRRSAFEETTLARLLSTHPPMDERIARLRERADGAETAGLASDGPDGADGPRAAGVAPPEPVRPVRPNRSDDGWTRVPIEDR; encoded by the coding sequence ATGAGCGGGTCGCCGCGTCTACGAACGGGCCTCCGGTCGGCGATGGTCGTCGTCGGCCTGTTCACACTCGCGTTCTACGCCGTCGCCGCGGCGCTCGTCTGGGAGGCCGCCCGGTTCGTGTGGACCAACCGACCCGACCTCCTCACGGTCGCGGCAGTGTTCCTCGCCGCGACGCTCGTCTCGGGGTTCGTGACGTACCGACTCGGCACGGGTCGGACACTCGCCGGACTCGACGCGCGCGAACTCCCTCGGTCGACCGCCCCAGTCGTCCACCGCGTCGTCGACGACCTCGCCGCCGCGATGGACGTCGACCGGCCGCGGGTGTTCGTCGCCCGCCTCGGCGAGCCGAACGCGCTCGCGATCGGCGGCCACGACCCCGCGCTGGTCGTCGACTACAGTCTGTTCGACGTGCTCACCGCCGCAGAACTTCAGGGGGTGCTGGCGCACGAGTTCGCGCACATCGAGGGGCGCGACGGTCTCGTGCAGACACTCGGCCACAGTCTCGTGCAGACGCTCGTCGGGACGGTCGCACTCGCACTCGCTCCCGTGGCGTTTCTCGCCGGCGGTTTCGCTCGCGGCGTCGCACTCGTGCGCGGGGCGCCCGACCGGTGGCACCGCACGCTCCCCGGTCGGGTGCGCGTGTCTCTGGAACGAGTGTTGACCCTGCTGTTGTTCGGGCTGACGCTGCTGTTGCGCGCCTACTCGCGTCGTCGCGAGCACGCCGCCGACGATCGTGCGGTCGACGTGACGGGACGACCGCTCGCGCTCGCGAGCGCCCTGCAAAAGATCGACGACGCCAGCGAGTGGTCGTTCCCGTTCGCGCCGCTGTACCGACGGTCTGCGTTCGAGGAGACCACGCTCGCACGCCTGCTGTCGACGCACCCGCCGATGGACGAGCGGATCGCACGTCTTCGCGAGCGCGCTGACGGAGCCGAGACCGCTGGGCTCGCGTCCGACGGTCCTGACGGCGCCGACGGCCCTCGCGCTGCTGGAGTCGCTCCGCCCGAACCCGTGCGCCCGGTCAGGCCCAACCGAAGCGACGACGGGTGGACGCGGGTTCCGATCGAGGACCGCTGA
- a CDS encoding diphthine--ammonia ligase yields MSDDAEAPTDGVYVGLFSGGKDSSWAVYQALEAGLPVERLLTVHPAGDSYMYHVPETRLARLAAESIGLPLTEVEPDDFAASETVDSGEQGDTELEPMERALEAIAAETPLAGVTAGAVESEFQTSRIEAMCDRLGIELFAPLWQEDPRELAEAMLDAGFEITILQVAAAGLDESWLGRTLDHEALAELERLNEEYGVHILGEGGEFETFVTDGPHMARPIELTYDTEWEGTRGRIRVTDARLGDE; encoded by the coding sequence ATGAGCGACGACGCCGAAGCGCCGACGGACGGCGTGTACGTCGGGCTGTTCTCCGGCGGGAAGGACTCCTCGTGGGCGGTGTACCAGGCGCTGGAGGCGGGGTTACCCGTCGAGCGACTGCTGACGGTCCACCCCGCGGGCGACTCCTACATGTACCACGTCCCCGAGACGCGCCTAGCCCGACTGGCCGCCGAGAGCATCGGCCTGCCGCTGACCGAGGTCGAACCCGACGACTTCGCGGCAAGCGAGACCGTCGACTCCGGCGAGCAAGGGGACACGGAGTTGGAACCGATGGAGCGGGCGCTGGAGGCGATCGCCGCCGAGACACCGCTGGCCGGCGTCACCGCCGGCGCGGTGGAGTCGGAGTTCCAGACCAGTCGGATCGAGGCGATGTGCGACCGCCTGGGGATCGAGCTGTTCGCGCCGCTGTGGCAGGAGGACCCCCGTGAACTCGCGGAGGCGATGCTCGACGCCGGCTTCGAGATCACTATCCTGCAGGTGGCGGCGGCGGGCCTCGACGAGTCGTGGCTCGGGCGGACGCTCGACCACGAGGCGCTCGCGGAGTTGGAGCGGCTCAACGAGGAGTACGGCGTCCACATCCTCGGCGAGGGTGGGGAGTTCGAGACGTTCGTCACCGACGGACCGCACATGGCCCGCCCGATCGAGTTGACGTACGACACCGAGTGGGAGGGGACCCGCGGTCGGATCCGGGTGACGGACGCGCGGCTGGGGGACGAGTAG
- a CDS encoding transcriptional regulator has protein sequence MPDRTTREQIADELRERALPASALAAEFDVTRSTVYDHLDHVAQSLPDEEEFLVAPPECRDCGFDRFDDPVNSPSRCPECKGENVEEPAFVIRT, from the coding sequence ATGCCGGACCGAACGACGCGCGAACAGATCGCAGACGAACTTCGCGAGCGGGCACTCCCGGCGAGCGCGCTCGCGGCGGAGTTCGACGTGACTCGCTCGACCGTCTACGACCACCTCGACCACGTGGCCCAGTCGCTCCCCGACGAGGAGGAGTTCCTCGTCGCGCCCCCGGAGTGTCGCGACTGCGGCTTCGACCGCTTCGACGACCCCGTGAACTCGCCGTCGCGGTGTCCGGAGTGCAAGGGAGAGAACGTCGAGGAACCGGCGTTCGTCATTCGGACCTGA
- a CDS encoding phosphoadenosine phosphosulfate reductase family protein, producing MTDSSATDSDGGAGGPTTAWDHLDADLAAKLDDAAAIVADALADFERPVVPWTGGKDSTLVLHLVRRVAAERDEPTPPVIFVDHGAHFEETWAFVDRWTDEWDLDLHVARLEEVASHEQGTELSLDDLSSRVRAELTRVGHEGDTLVVDADSMAGNHLLKTVAFNDLLREEGFDAALTGVRSDESDARADEQVRSPRGDDYTPEHVRVHPILDFSEADVWAALWAVVVPETTPDYPVGLVPASAADLPTGVDPADLPISPKYWEGYRSLGTEAGSARTADEPAWLQSLGDGGERAGRAQDKEDLMSHLRDLGYM from the coding sequence GTGACTGATTCATCAGCGACTGACAGCGACGGCGGCGCCGGCGGACCGACGACCGCGTGGGACCACCTCGACGCCGACCTCGCGGCGAAACTCGACGACGCGGCGGCCATCGTCGCAGACGCGCTCGCCGACTTCGAGCGACCGGTCGTCCCGTGGACGGGTGGGAAAGACTCGACGCTCGTCCTCCACCTCGTCCGCCGGGTCGCGGCCGAGCGGGACGAACCGACTCCCCCGGTCATCTTCGTCGACCACGGCGCCCACTTCGAGGAGACGTGGGCGTTCGTCGACCGGTGGACCGACGAGTGGGACCTCGACCTCCACGTCGCCCGACTCGAGGAAGTCGCGAGCCACGAGCAGGGGACCGAACTCAGCCTCGACGACCTCTCCTCGCGCGTGCGCGCGGAACTAACCCGAGTTGGTCACGAGGGCGACACGCTGGTCGTCGACGCCGACTCCATGGCCGGCAACCATCTGCTGAAGACGGTCGCGTTCAACGACCTGCTCCGCGAGGAGGGGTTCGACGCGGCGCTCACGGGCGTTCGGAGTGACGAGAGCGACGCCCGCGCCGACGAGCAGGTACGGTCGCCCCGCGGCGACGACTACACGCCCGAGCACGTCCGCGTCCACCCGATCCTCGACTTCTCGGAGGCGGACGTGTGGGCGGCGCTGTGGGCGGTCGTCGTGCCCGAGACGACGCCCGACTACCCGGTCGGACTCGTCCCGGCGTCGGCGGCCGACCTGCCGACCGGGGTCGACCCGGCGGACCTGCCAATCTCACCGAAGTACTGGGAGGGGTACCGTTCACTCGGCACCGAGGCCGGATCCGCGCGGACCGCCGACGAGCCAGCGTGGCTCCAGTCGCTCGGCGACGGCGGCGAACGCGCGGGTCGCGCACAGGACAAGGAGGACCTGATGTCACACCTGCGAGATCTGGGGTATATGTAG
- a CDS encoding ABC transporter permease, with protein sequence MTRISGKYLAKRIVVSYLTLLVIMSLLFVLLRSMPGSFITGMMSPGMTAEQVDRIRETWGLNEPLWQQYLRFMINYQTGNFGRSPTQNVAVADLIIRRMPRTLVLFGSTFIVGFIVGPLVGMYLGWWRGSTKDKTIFSTSLLLYSMPAFWISWLFIWLLNYELDLLPSAYMFTQFPEFEWTAFTVMRDVMYHIALPIISLTFIGWVGSMLIMRPTMNQVTDEGYVFLARAKGLSERTVMVKHAARNALIPVATGAVVSLAFLIDGSVIIENVFNWPGMGQIIVSAVLNRDFPIAQAVFFMLAVLVVVMRLLTDVVYTYLDPRIKFGEGE encoded by the coding sequence ATGACTAGAATCAGTGGAAAATACCTCGCCAAACGGATCGTCGTTTCGTACCTGACGCTCCTGGTGATCATGTCGCTCCTGTTCGTTCTCCTCCGGAGCATGCCCGGTTCGTTCATTACGGGTATGATGTCCCCGGGGATGACAGCCGAGCAGGTCGACAGGATCCGGGAAACGTGGGGACTGAACGAACCATTGTGGCAACAGTACCTTCGGTTCATGATCAACTACCAGACCGGCAACTTCGGCCGGTCCCCCACACAGAACGTCGCCGTGGCGGATCTGATCATCCGCCGGATGCCGCGGACGCTCGTCCTGTTCGGGTCGACGTTCATCGTCGGGTTCATCGTCGGCCCCCTGGTCGGCATGTACCTCGGCTGGTGGCGCGGCTCCACCAAGGACAAGACCATCTTCAGCACGTCGCTGCTGCTGTACTCCATGCCGGCGTTCTGGATCTCGTGGCTGTTCATCTGGCTGCTGAACTACGAGCTCGACCTGTTGCCGAGCGCGTACATGTTCACTCAGTTCCCCGAGTTCGAGTGGACCGCGTTCACGGTGATGCGGGACGTGATGTACCACATCGCACTCCCCATCATCAGCCTCACTTTCATCGGTTGGGTCGGCTCGATGCTGATCATGCGGCCGACGATGAACCAGGTCACCGACGAGGGGTACGTGTTCCTCGCACGTGCGAAAGGCCTCTCGGAGCGGACGGTGATGGTGAAACACGCCGCACGCAACGCGCTCATCCCGGTCGCGACCGGCGCGGTCGTGAGCCTCGCGTTCCTGATCGACGGGTCGGTGATCATCGAGAACGTGTTCAACTGGCCCGGGATGGGGCAGATCATCGTGTCGGCAGTCCTCAACCGCGACTTCCCCATCGCACAGGCCGTGTTCTTCATGCTGGCCGTGCTGGTCGTCGTGATGCGACTGCTGACGGACGTCGTCTACACGTACCTCGACCCCCGGATCAAGTTCGGGGAGGGTGAATAA